From one Triticum urartu cultivar G1812 chromosome 3, Tu2.1, whole genome shotgun sequence genomic stretch:
- the LOC125542532 gene encoding cysteine-rich receptor-like protein kinase 44, with protein MPPAAAPWSWACCGRRRKSAGGGAGDGDGAGASGREGDQWTLFIDLPVLEAATAGFSDGNLLGRGGFGPVYKGVMEGGQEIAVKRLSLESRQGVREFLNEVRLLLKVQHRNLVSLLGCCAAAGQKMLVYPYFPNGSLDHILFDREKRVQLDWPKRYQIILGLARGLLYLHEESPVKIIHRDIKASNVLLDEKLNPKISDFGMARLFLEDATHVNTFRISGTYGYMAPEYAMNGYLSTKTDVFSFGMLVLEIVSGRKNIDRHLGDEKVDLLNYTWKLSEEGRSLEIVDPGLSGWDAGEVAMCVQLGLLCCQAVVSDRPDMYSVHLMLSSDSFTLPKPGKPAVHGRVGRWKSTAGSASSSASGANTNSTFATDTTKASMLGNIAEDESRNSISISFTTEGR; from the exons atgccgccggccgccgcgccgtgGTCGTGGGCGTGCTGCGGCCGCCGGAGGAAGAGCGCCGGGGGCGGTGCGGGGGACGGCGACGGCGCCGGCGCGTCGGGGCGGGAGGGGGACCAGTGGACGCTCTTCATCGACCTGCCCGTGCTGGAGGCCGCCACCGCCGGCTTCTCCGACGGCAACCTGCTCGGCCGCGGCGGCTTCGGCCCCGTCTACAAG GGCGTGATGGAGGGCGGGCAGGAGATCGCGGTGAAGCGGCTGTCGCTGGAGTCGCGGCAGGGGGTGCGGGAGTTCCTCAACGAGGTGCGGCTGCTGCTCAAGGTGCAGCACCGCAACCTCGTCTCCCTCCTCGGCTGCTGCGCCGCCGCCGGCCAGAAGATGCTCGTCTACCCCTACTTCCCCAACGGCAGCCTCGACCACATCCTCTTCG ACAGGGAGAAGAGGGTGCAGCTAGACTGGCCAAAACGGTACCAAATAATCCTCGGACTAGCAAGGGGCCTCCTGTACCTCCACGAAGAGTCTCCGGTGAAGATCATCCACAGAGACATCAAGGCGAGCAACGTGCTCCTCGACGAGAAGCTGAACCCGAAGATCTCGGATTTCGGCATGGCGAGGCTCTTCCTCGAAGACGCCACGCACGTGAACACATTCAGGATCTCTGGCACGTA TGGTTATATGGCTCCAGAGTACGCGATGAACGGGTACCTGTCGACCAAGACCGACGTTTTCAGCTTCGGGATGCTCGTGCTGGAGATCGTCAGCGGGAGGAAGAACATCGACCGGCATCTCGGCGACGAAAAAGTCGACCTGTTGAATTAC ACATGGAAGCTGTCAGAGGAAGGGCGGTCACTGGAGATCGTGGACCCGGGCCTGTCCGGGTGggacgccggcgaggtggcgaTGTGCGTCCAGCTCGGGCTGCTGTGCTGCCAGGCCGTCGTGTCGGACCGGCCGGACATGTACAGCGTGCACCTCATGCTGTCCAGCGACTCCTTCACGCTGCCCAAGCCCGGGAAGCCGGCGGTCCACGGCCGGGTCGGCCGGTGGAAGAGCACCGCCGGCTCGGCGTCCAGCTCCGCCTCCGGCGCGAACACGAACAGCACTTTCGCCACCGACACGACCAAGGCCTCGATGCTGGGAAACATTGCTGAAGATGAATCCAGGAACTCCATTTCCATATCCTTCACCACTGAAGGCCGGTAA